Sequence from the Bremerella cremea genome:
AAAAAAAAAGTGGCCCAGCACGGTGAGTGAAGCTCGGACATGGGTCGACTTCGACAACCCGGACTTGAGCGTTCGCGAGCAGTGTCGTTTGCTTGGTCTGCATCGCAGCAATTTGTATTACGATCCGGTTCCCGAAAGCGAAGAGAATCTGCTGCTGATGCGGCTGCTGGATGAAGAGCATCTGCGCCGTCCGGCGCGAGGTTCTCGCCAGATGGTCGACTTTCTGCGAGACGAAGGGCACGTCGTCAATCGCAAGAAAGTGCAGCGTTTCATGCGGAAAATGGGGATCGAAGGCCTTTCGCCCAAACGCCGCACGACGCTGGCCATGCAAGGGCATCGCGTTTATCCGTACCTGCTGCGAGGGCTGGAGATCGCTCGGCCTGATCAGGTGTGGTGCAGCGATATAACGTA
This genomic interval carries:
- a CDS encoding IS3 family transposase; translation: MSEARTWVDFDNPDLSVREQCRLLGLHRSNLYYDPVPESEENLLLMRLLDEEHLRRPARGSRQMVDFLRDEGHVVNRKKVQRFMRKMGIEGLSPKRRTTLAMQGHRVYPYLLRGLEIARPDQVWCSDITYVPMRRGFLYLAAVMDWHSRYVISWRLSNSLDVDFCVEALEDAFRQGKPEIFNTDQGSQFTSREFTSLLHSQDVAISMDGKGRAI